The sequence cagaccaccagggtaGTCCAAGGTCCCTGTCCTGAAGGCACTGACCTGGTGGGAAGAACGCATGAGAAGTAAGTATTGTAAATAAGGAAGCAAGACGATTGCAGACAGTGATCAAATAAGTGCTATAGTTAAAACTTTGTGCTTTATTAAAaggactatttttaaaagatcattccaGCTCTAGAAAGAGCTGGGAGCACAGGAAGTTGAGAGACTGTTTAGGGGAGTGTTGACGTAGTCCAGGCAGGAGATGAGGCCGCTTTGGCCAAGGGAGGcagtggggaggagaggcaggcatGGATTAGAGAGAGATTTTTGAGCTAGAATCCATAAGATTCGGCGATAAATTTGATGTTGGGGGCAAGAAAGAAGGTAGAAATACTTCCGAATACTCATCTGAGAGAACACTGCCcagtgaggggaaggaagaagcagCCTGACAGAATCTCCCCCCAAAGCAGACCTACTGTGTGCTTCTATTTACATCAAGTTTTAAAACAGGTAAaacttgggacttccttggtggagcagtggttaagaatccgcctgccagtgcgggggacacggattcgagccctgatccgggaagatcccacatgctgtggagcaactaagcccacgagccacaactactgagcctgcgagccacaactactgagcccgtgagccaaaactactgagcccacgtgctgcaaaactgaagcctgtgcgcctaaagcccgtgctccgcaacgagagaagccaccacgatgagaagcccgcacactgcaactaagagtagcccatgctcgcctcacctagagaaagcccgcgtgcagcaacaaagacccaacacagccaaaaacaaaaaacaaacaaaaaaaaaacaggcaaaactaactaTGATGATAGAGGCCAGAATGGTGATTAATCTTGGCGGTGGGGGGAGGACTGGAGCCTAGGAGGGGTCATGAGGGGCTGCTGTGATGTGCTATTTCTTCATCTGGTGCTGGCTTCACGGGAGTGttctgaaaattcatcaagccagttctttctttcttttggcggtgccacgcagcttgtgggatcttagttccccgaccagggatcgaacctgggccctcggcagtgaaagcacggagtcttaatcactggaccaccagggaattcccgagccagttagttagtttttttttttagatttattatttatttatttatttttatttttggctgcatcaggtcttagttgtggtgtgcgggctcttcgttgcagcgtgcaggtTTCTCTCTCGTTGTGGcccgtgcaggctccagggcgcctgggctctatagttgtggcacacaagttccagagcacgtgggctctgtagtttgcagcacacaggctctctagttgaggcgtgcgagctcagtagttgcggcactcgggcttagttgcccctcagcatgtgggatcttagttccctgaccagggattgaacttgtgtcccctgcattgtaaggaagattgtttaccactggaccaccagggaagtccccagttagTTATTTCTGATCTGTGCACTTTACTGTCTGGCTGCTGTGCTGtaataaaaagtttacttaaaaacaatgactctcaggtttgtttgtttgtttttttaatttctgatcaACTATTGGTAagtagatggggaaactgaggaaggaACAGGTTCTTGGGGACAGATAATGAGGTACCTGGAGAAAACAAGTGGAGATGTCCAAGAGGCACCTGGAGGTACAGGTGTGGACTTGGAGGAACATTAGGGCTGGGAGAAACTTTGGAACCCCTGGAGGGATTCACTGCCAGTGGAATAGATGAGGCAATTCAGGGAGCAAATCAGGGAGGGTGTGCAGAGGCAAGGGGCGCCAGAACCAGGCCTGAGAGGGTGGCTGCCCTCTGCCTCCTGGATCTGTGATCTATGGCAGTCCTCTGGCCACACCCACTCAGGGCTCATCCCCACCATCTACAACTCCcatgccctgcccacctccccacccacagGCCTCTCTGCCCTAGCGTGGCCTCCTACACATCTGACCAGGGCAGCTTGGAAGCCCCAGGCCTCTGGCTCCTTCTTCTACAGTGGCCTGCCTTTGGCTGCCTCTTCTCTTGGGTTTTGTCTACTCTCTGGGGCTTCTTGAGGTCTTGGGGGATGGGAGACTCCTGCCTTGGAATTCCCTCCCCCAatccataccaaaaaaaaaaaaattgataatttcACATCATCAAGATGAAAGACTTCTCTGTGAAAAACAAtgttaagaaaaggaaaggatgagggacttccctggtgggcacTAGAATTCAAATGACCAGATGTTTTAAAGAGACGGGGTGCCAGTTTTCAATTCTGCTTTGAACACCACATTACaaggaactatttttaaaaataaaaaaggatcacgggaaaagaacaaaaattaagaatatcGAAACCGTTGAATGCACCCGTTTGTTCCCGATAAACTTCAATCACATCTGCTCCCTCCATTCCCAGTTCTTTTGGAGTGTGATTATCAGCAATTCTCTGAGCTTCAAAGAGAAACCTGAGTGAATTCATGGGAACTCCCTGTCTTTGACATTCTGATTCTTTGAGTTTCTTGAGGTGTGTCGTCATTTTCAAGTGAATCTCACGGCTATCCTGTCCGATGACTTTGagttttatatattctctttccttcttagcCCCCAACTCCTCAGTTGAAGGTTTTGAAATGGGGAGGCATTTAGTGAGTACTTAAAAGTGTgaacttaaaaaatgttaaggcagggacttccctggtggcgcagtggttaagaatccgccttccaattccggggatacgggtttgagccctggtctgggaagattccacatgccgcggagcaactaagcccatgcgccacaactactgagcccgtgtgcctagagcccgtgctctgcaacaagagaagccgccttaatgagtagcccctgctctcggcaactagagaaagcaacaaagacccaacgcagtcaaaaattaataaataaatttcttttaaaaagttaaggcAGTAAATACtgttaaatttatgttatgtgtattttatcacagtaaaaaaaaaatagggaaaaactgTCACCTGTCACATGTGGAAAGTAATGCAGGTGCTGACTGTCCAATACAACTGACTGAGCCAGTGAAGATGAAAAGGCTTAAGGTCTGCTGTGGCGGGGTGGGGCCGgggggggcggtgtggagagGATGAGCTAGGTGGTCCTGGGCAAAGCCTTCCTCCCCCACCTTGGAGCCGCTGTCCAGGCTCCCCATACCCCTAAAAGACCTTGGGAGGGGGATGTGGCCCCTGGGAATTCTCACGCCAAGACAATCTCCTCTCTGGCTCCCAGGTTTGGGGATTCCTGGATCTGAAACAAACACAGACACATCCAGTGACCCTTCCCCAGCAAGGCCCAATCCCTGAATCACATCTTACTCATCAGCCGCTCGCTCGCCGCAGCCCAGGTCGGTCGCATTCCCGCCCCGCGCCTTGGCTCTGCATTTGTAAAGAGCCGAGAGGGACTCCTGCTGCCTTTCAGGCTGTGGGGTCCAGCTAGCCTGCCTTCACCCCTCTTGTAGGTGATGAGACTTTGGAGTAGCTCTTACCTTGGGGAGCCGCAGCTGGGAGGCGAGTGGTGGAAACTGACTGGATTTTCTCCAAGTAGAGGTGGGTGGTGATGGCGAGAAGCCCCACCCTTTCCCAGGAAGGGGCCTGATTGGTGGAGGGCTGCAGGGGCGGGGCAGCCCTGGGGCTATATAAATGAGCTCGCTGGGCTTGGAGTTACGCTGTAGGTTAACTCCTGAGCTCAGGTAATGCTTCTGGAGGGGGGAGGCTGGGCTGCTTGTGGGAACCAAGATGGAGGCCCCTAGGTTGACCGAGGGGTGGTGGAGGggtccctcccccaagccccatAGTTGGAGTCTCTCTCTTCGTAGCTAAAAATGTTTGAGGTGGCCCCACCTCAACTTGCCCTAAACCCCAGTATTTGTCCAATaaccttcctctctctgggcctcagttttccctctgGGCGGTAAAGGGTTGGTGGTTCTTTCAGGGCTGCCGCTTTGGTGAAGGGTGAGGGGTGGTTGTGAGGTGGAAGACAAGAAGGAGCCGTTAAACTctggctttggggtcagacaggcTCCACCTTGAAGTGGCCGTGAGACCTCCATGCTTCAGTTTCCATGTTTGAAAAATGGGTCTACTTACCaggatgaaataagataatgTCCTTAAAGCATTTAACACAGCTCCAGGCACTTAGGAAGCCCTCAGAGGTGCTTGTTGCTGCTGTTCTTCCTCTGTGGCCTGGTCTGGGGTgccaggaggaggggggagggtgcTGTAGCCTCCAGGAACTCTGCTGCTTTTCTGgccccatccccgccccctccccccgcccgccGTGCCACATCTCAGTTCCTTCTGTTCTGAGCCCCCATTTCTCCATTTCCCATGCCTCCACTTCCTGGAGGTCATCTGTCAGGCCAGCACACTGATCCCCTTGACTTCTGCGGGGCAATGGGGTAGGTGCTAAGTCCTGGGGCTGCTTCATTTACAGGTCACCCCgtcccaccccacctcacccaaccccaccccccaagAGATGAGTGATGCCCAAGATCCTGCCACAATCCCTGCGGTTGGCACCCAGGTGAAGCTGAGGGGCTGGAGCCGTCAAGGGGAGGGGGGTGAGTCTTTCCATTTCCGCCAGCACCAGGAGCTCCAGGCCTTCCTCAGCCTTCTGGGTGAGTCCACTTGGGGGCTGGCACGGCAGGGGCTGTGGGGACCAAGCGTGAACCGGTATGGGAGGCGGGATCTCAGCTTGCCCATGCAATCACCTGCAGCCTCTGTCCCTTCTCTTCTCAGGTGACCCCAGTTTGGCAGGTGGGGGGTGTCATGTCAGAAAGTGGGTTCAGGGGAGGCTTAGGCTTTGGAACGGCTACTGCCCCTCTTATCTTGTGTGGGGGGGTGGTAACCTCAGTCTACCGTTTCTCCTCTCTACCCCCAGAGCACAGTTTCCTCCAGGATTTCCTCTCCAAAGATCCCTGTTTCCAGATTTCAGATAAGGTGAGAGGGCACAGTGGGGGCAGAGGCCAGCCTCACTTGGGGAAGATTGAATTAGTGGGGCTCCGGTGCTGCTAATTCGTTGGGTCCTCTGGTCTGGTGGAGGGAGTGCCTCCCTTCTAACCCTTGTCTTTGCAGGCCCCTCCCCACCATTTTACCCCAGATTTTTTAGCCCCACCAGAACTTCCTTGGGTGCAGAAGGGGCTGgcgcagcccctccccacccagtgcCTCACCCTAACTCTCCCCATTTCTGTGTCTGCAGTATCTCCTGGCCATGGTGCTGGTCTACTTCCGGCGCGCCAACCTGCAGCTCAGCGAGTACACCCACAGCAATCTGTTCCTGGCACTGTGAGTGGCCCGGGCGCTTGATGGGGACCCTGACTCGGAGTGGCGGGGGGGGCAGGGCAGATGCTTACGGCCTCTgttccctgccccctgcctctgtgGCCAGGTACCTTGCAAATGACATGGAGGAAGACCTGGAGGACCCCAAAAGCGTGATTTTTCTGTGGGCCCTGGGCCAAGATTGGCATCGTCGAGTGTCAGACTTCCTGTGTCAGAGGGACAAGCTGTGGGCACGGATGGGCTTCAGGGCCGTTGTGAGACGCCAGAGCTGTGAGGAGGTGAGGTCCCACCAGcaccctggggtgggggaaagaggcTGGACCTCCCACCTCCCATTAACCATCCACTCTTCTCATGCCAGGTCATGGCCAAGGAGCCGACCCACTGGGCCTGGACTCGGGAGAGGCATCCCCACCACGGCAGGGCTCAGAGGAGCTACCCAAAGGCCCAGATCCCCCTCCCCCGGGGCCCCGGCCTCTCGCCACCCCACTGTCCCCTGTGTGGCTTGCCCCCTTGCCGCAGCCACCGctgccaccacccctgc is a genomic window of Physeter macrocephalus isolate SW-GA chromosome 16, ASM283717v5, whole genome shotgun sequence containing:
- the SPDYC gene encoding speedy protein C; its protein translation is MSDAQDPATIPAVGTQVKLRGWSRQGEGGESFHFRQHQELQAFLSLLEHSFLQDFLSKDPCFQISDKYLLAMVLVYFRRANLQLSEYTHSNLFLALYLANDMEEDLEDPKSVIFLWALGQDWHRRVSDFLCQRDKLWARMGFRAVVRRQSCEEVMAKEPTHWAWTRERHPHHGRAQRSYPKAQIPLPRGPGLSPPHCPLCGLPPCRSHRCHHPCPLPVISKCPSQNPERHRPPSQACLSVAGGSWSGAFLIILPTQLQLEPGTYTLHIFSKLLPCPRR